From one Diachasmimorpha longicaudata isolate KC_UGA_2023 chromosome 8, iyDiaLong2, whole genome shotgun sequence genomic stretch:
- the LOC135165262 gene encoding proline-rich protein HaeIII subfamily 1-like isoform X2 — MNMHSLLPVKSWHRIKTLSVYKSLKTLAGSLPRLSRVCGHQSVFPFVGLKRVTWPPPAGDDDIDFIEQSPVQAKTRGVGEYASYETSPSSGPSPQPHTSLPRASPQLSTPLSPGGTLRTPQGYQHQIAPKPWAPVTPPATSPLPAHEISWGSPQTHQPVFKKSDSIEGAPRHQSSQPVSQPPPSVITLRPEPPISQQPAPVYQAQPAATMAPVSGNMRGDMKWPPASVKAQTEAENQARMELAKGPIFRPRRVNKDYSGFFAQHALNSTYPGYRAPPGTQYFTPSYQH; from the exons ATGAATATGCACTCCCTACTACCCGTGAAATCCTGGCATCGTATTAAAACCTTGAGTGTATATAAGTCTCTAAAAACGTTAGCCGGGTCGTTACCGCGATTATCGCGAGTATGTGGTCACCAGTCGGTCTTTCCGTTTGTCG GTTTGAAACGAGTAACTTGGCCACCCCCAGCCGGTGACGACGACATCGACTTCATCGAGCAATCACCAGTCCAAGCAAAG ACTCGGGGAGTTGGTGAGTACGCATCATACGAGACGAGTCCCTCATCAGGTCCATCGCCTCAACCCCATACGTCTCTGCCCCGTGCATCACCACAACTGTCCACTCCCTTAAGCCCTGGGGGAACATTACGAACACCTCAGGGTTATCAACATCAAATTGCACCGAAACCCTGGGCACCTGTCACACCACCCGCAACCTCTCCATTGCCAGCGCATGAAATATCCTGGGGATCACCTCAAACACATCAACCGGTATTCAAG aaatCGGACTCGATCGAGGGAGCTCCTAGACATCAATCATCCCAGCCTGTTTCTCAACCACCACCATCTGTGATTACTTTGAGGCCTGAACCACCAATTTCTCag CAACCAGCGCCAGTTTACCAAGCTCAACCAGCAGCAACAATGGCACCAGTGAGTGGCAATATGAGAGGGGACATGAAGTGGCCACCGGCATCAGTGAAAGCACAGACAGAGGCGGAGAATCAAGCGAGAATGGAATTGGCCAAAGGACCAATATTCAGACCACGTCGGGTTAACAAAGATTACAGTGGCTTTTTCGCTCAACACGCCCTCAACAGCACCTATCCTGGATACAGAGCACCACCTGGAACGCAATATTTCACGCCATCTTATCaacattaa
- the LOC135165262 gene encoding proline-rich protein HaeIII subfamily 1-like isoform X3, translating into MRIDFNQLAKPANLQNSAVLKMLEEEEARKRSGGQPGLKRVTWPPPAGDDDIDFIEQSPVQAKTRGVGEYASYETSPSSGPSPQPHTSLPRASPQLSTPLSPGGTLRTPQGYQHQIAPKPWAPVTPPATSPLPAHEISWGSPQTHQPVFKKSDSIEGAPRHQSSQPVSQPPPSVITLRPEPPISQQPAPVYQAQPAATMAPVSGNMRGDMKWPPASVKAQTEAENQARMELAKGPIFRPRRVNKDYSGFFAQHALNSTYPGYRAPPGTQYFTPSYQH; encoded by the exons atgAG GATTGACTTTAATCAGCTGGCGAAACCAGCGAATCTGCAGAATAGTGCGGTACTCAAGATgctggaggaggaggaagCGAGGAAACGCAGTGGTGGACAGCCTG GTTTGAAACGAGTAACTTGGCCACCCCCAGCCGGTGACGACGACATCGACTTCATCGAGCAATCACCAGTCCAAGCAAAG ACTCGGGGAGTTGGTGAGTACGCATCATACGAGACGAGTCCCTCATCAGGTCCATCGCCTCAACCCCATACGTCTCTGCCCCGTGCATCACCACAACTGTCCACTCCCTTAAGCCCTGGGGGAACATTACGAACACCTCAGGGTTATCAACATCAAATTGCACCGAAACCCTGGGCACCTGTCACACCACCCGCAACCTCTCCATTGCCAGCGCATGAAATATCCTGGGGATCACCTCAAACACATCAACCGGTATTCAAG aaatCGGACTCGATCGAGGGAGCTCCTAGACATCAATCATCCCAGCCTGTTTCTCAACCACCACCATCTGTGATTACTTTGAGGCCTGAACCACCAATTTCTCag CAACCAGCGCCAGTTTACCAAGCTCAACCAGCAGCAACAATGGCACCAGTGAGTGGCAATATGAGAGGGGACATGAAGTGGCCACCGGCATCAGTGAAAGCACAGACAGAGGCGGAGAATCAAGCGAGAATGGAATTGGCCAAAGGACCAATATTCAGACCACGTCGGGTTAACAAAGATTACAGTGGCTTTTTCGCTCAACACGCCCTCAACAGCACCTATCCTGGATACAGAGCACCACCTGGAACGCAATATTTCACGCCATCTTATCaacattaa
- the LOC135165262 gene encoding rho GTPase-activating protein gacO-like isoform X1, translated as MLAGHVPKLVNKQFNSPINLYSPQAVQETLERQTKILANGAVGIDFNQLAKPANLQNSAVLKMLEEEEARKRSGGQPGLKRVTWPPPAGDDDIDFIEQSPVQAKTRGVGEYASYETSPSSGPSPQPHTSLPRASPQLSTPLSPGGTLRTPQGYQHQIAPKPWAPVTPPATSPLPAHEISWGSPQTHQPVFKKSDSIEGAPRHQSSQPVSQPPPSVITLRPEPPISQQPAPVYQAQPAATMAPVSGNMRGDMKWPPASVKAQTEAENQARMELAKGPIFRPRRVNKDYSGFFAQHALNSTYPGYRAPPGTQYFTPSYQH; from the exons ATGCTGGCAGGACACGTGCCAAAGCTTGTTAACAAGCAGTTCAATTCTCCCATCAACCTGTACTCGCCACAGGCCGTTCAGGAGACATTGGAGAGGCAGACAAAAATATTGGCGAATGGTGCTGTCGG GATTGACTTTAATCAGCTGGCGAAACCAGCGAATCTGCAGAATAGTGCGGTACTCAAGATgctggaggaggaggaagCGAGGAAACGCAGTGGTGGACAGCCTG GTTTGAAACGAGTAACTTGGCCACCCCCAGCCGGTGACGACGACATCGACTTCATCGAGCAATCACCAGTCCAAGCAAAG ACTCGGGGAGTTGGTGAGTACGCATCATACGAGACGAGTCCCTCATCAGGTCCATCGCCTCAACCCCATACGTCTCTGCCCCGTGCATCACCACAACTGTCCACTCCCTTAAGCCCTGGGGGAACATTACGAACACCTCAGGGTTATCAACATCAAATTGCACCGAAACCCTGGGCACCTGTCACACCACCCGCAACCTCTCCATTGCCAGCGCATGAAATATCCTGGGGATCACCTCAAACACATCAACCGGTATTCAAG aaatCGGACTCGATCGAGGGAGCTCCTAGACATCAATCATCCCAGCCTGTTTCTCAACCACCACCATCTGTGATTACTTTGAGGCCTGAACCACCAATTTCTCag CAACCAGCGCCAGTTTACCAAGCTCAACCAGCAGCAACAATGGCACCAGTGAGTGGCAATATGAGAGGGGACATGAAGTGGCCACCGGCATCAGTGAAAGCACAGACAGAGGCGGAGAATCAAGCGAGAATGGAATTGGCCAAAGGACCAATATTCAGACCACGTCGGGTTAACAAAGATTACAGTGGCTTTTTCGCTCAACACGCCCTCAACAGCACCTATCCTGGATACAGAGCACCACCTGGAACGCAATATTTCACGCCATCTTATCaacattaa
- the LOC135165250 gene encoding probable E3 ubiquitin-protein ligase HERC4 produces MAGNSKKRRLDIDPTVTLVTPQSDPHPNQDPDMFCWGSTAHGELGLGGIEDENILIPREVDFDKATQVMQISCGENYTILITTEGHLYSCGNNDYGQLGRLKSRKRFQEIPSLDAFVFKRVSCGGSHSLAINEWGQLFCWGSNSDGQLGLNSHVPIEETPRMVKSLGANFIVQVACGLKHALALTNNGELYAWGSNVEGQLGLGTDIKTELKPKLITSLAGIPIAFVACGGYHSLIVSKSGAIYAWGRNTFGQLGIPVPGNVHYPHQLRTLRSTKVRYISCGENFTAFLTIDGGVFTCGAGMYGQLGHGTNSNEVLPRKIMELMGSVVTQITCGRRHMLALVPSRGRVYAWGLGGAGQLGIKGTCSVPVPQVVLGPWVSPNGTSIYTIDGPKSEYSVDCVVRHIYSGGDHCFATVNKREENVKPDDCRYYDGFSQILMVTEDHLRDCQRVAAGEILDHDLMTYLETVFRSQACINASFLLDDDVHYGCSSKHSGVDVEKASRMFGLITDIENVTIQELIFTSIVEGLIPSLVASPPDVETLRIYVVLPLYHGFMEVNNGSSLQVPFAKALLSLKAEARKVVGIWWTKAPVQVFHRLIRSYKAVILSMIKDAREADNSSICKDRALKCCLDILQFINELNKTQSEGLRVPYDMFYMPELSDLIAISMDYVKFSTSLDPFASGISFCHYPFLFDAQAKTILLETDQEIQKYSAMNEAAHRAIRNIFINNHTVTIQQFLMLNVSRENLVADTLRELSAQESSDLKKPLKVKFFGEEAEDAGGVKKEFFMLLLKEILDPKYGMFKQYEETRTIWFREDSFEGEQMYFLIGILCGLVIYNFIIINLPFPLALYKKLLEEKVTLADLKDLSPVLARSLQSVLDYENADLEDVFCLNFEVTREFFGEQRVYELVPGGSKTPVTLENKKEFVDLYVDYIFNKSVESQFAAFYKGFHKVCGGHVLKLFYSHELMAVVVGNENYDWKELEANASYKEGYSKDDPTIVMFWEIFHELPLEEKKKFLLFLTGSDRIPIQGMKAIKITIQPMTDDKYLPVAHTCFNLLDLPRYQTRERLRYKLLQAIQQTQGFSLV; encoded by the exons ACTCCACAATCCGATCCCCATCCCAATCAGGACCCGGACATGTTCTGCTGGGGCAGTACCGCTCACGGCGAGCTCGGCCTGGGGGGCATTGAGGACGAGAATATCCTCATTCCCCGTGAGGTAGACTTCGATAAAGCCACTCAAGTAATGCAAATCTCCTGCGGTGAGAACTACACAATTCTCATAACGACCGAAGGTCACCTCTATTCCTGTGGCAACAACGACTATGGTCAGCTGGGGCGTCTGAAGTCCCGCAAAAGATTCCAGGAAATCCCCTCACTCGACGCCTTCGTCTTCAAGAGAGTCTCCTGTGGGGGCAGTCACAGCCTCGCAATCAACGAATGGGGCCAGTTATTCTGTTGGGGCAGCAATTCAGACGGACAACTGGGCTTAAACTCCCACGTTCCTATCGAGGAAACACCCCGGATGGTGAAGAGCCTCGGTGCTAATTTCATCGTCCAGGTGGCTTGTGGCCTGAAGCACGCCCTGGCGTTGACCAACAACGGAGAACTCTACGCCTGGGGCAGCAACGTAGAGGGTCAACTGGGTCTCGGCACTGACATCAAGACTGAATTAAAACCGAAGCTCATCACTTCTTTGGCAGGGATTCCCATAGCCTTCGTAGCGTGCGGTGGTTATCACTCCCTCATCGTCTCCAAGTCCGGGGCAATCTACGCCTGGGGGAGGAATACCTTCGGCCAACTGGGTATTCCCGTCCCTGGAAACGTACACTATCCCCACCAGCTGCGAACTCTGAGATCAACAAAGGTGAGGTACATTTCCTGCGGAGAGAACTTCACAGCATTTCTCACTATCGACGGTGGAGTCTTCACCTGTGGCGCCGGTATGTATGGACAGTTGGGACATGGAACGAACAGCAACGAAGTTCTCCCTCGGAAGATAATGGAGCTAATGGGGAGTGTTGTCACCCAGATAACGTGTGGTAGACGCCATATGCTGGCGCTGGTACCCTCCAGGGGTCGCGTATATGCCTGGGGTCTCGGGGGCGCGGGACAATTAGGAATTAAGGGGACCTGCAGTGTTCCCGTTCCGCAGGTAGTTCTCGGTCCTTGGGTTTCCCCCAACGGCACCTCCATCTATACCATTGACGGTCCCAAGAGTGAATACAGCGTTGACTGCGTCGTAAGACACATTTACTCGGGGGGTGATCACTGTTTCGCGACAGTCAACAAAAGGGAGGAGAACGTGAAGCCAGATGATTGCAGATATTACGACGGTTTCTCGCAGATCCTGATGGTCACTGAGGACCACCTCCGGGACTGTCAGAGAGTAGCTGCGGGAGAGATTCTGGATCACGACTTGATGACTTATTTGGAGACTGTTTTCAGGAGTCAAGCCTGCATCAATGCCTCGTTTCTCCTCGATGACGATGTGCATTATGGATGCTCGAGCAAGCACTCGGGTGTTGACGTTGAAAAGGCATCAAGAATGTTCGGGTTGATAACAGACATAGAAAACGTGACTATTCAGGAGTTGATCTTCACGTCGATTGTTGAAGGACTCATTCCTTCGTTGGTTGCCTCTCCAccagacgtggagacactcaGGATTTACGTTGTCCTTCCCCTGTACCATGGGTTCATGGAGGTGAATAATGGGAGTAGTCTACAGGTGCCTTTTGCTAAGGCCCTGCTGTCACTGAAGGCCGAGGCCCGGAAGGTCGTTGGAATATGGTGGACGAAGGCCCCTGTTCAGGTCTTTCATAGGCTGATTAGATCGTACAAGGCAGTGATTCTTTCCATGATTAAGGATGCCAGAGAAGCTGACAACAGTTCTATTTGCAAAGATCGGGCGTTGAAATGTTGTCTGGATATTCTTCAGTTCATTAATGAGTTGAATAAGACGCAGAGCGAAGGATTGCGCGTTCCTTATGACATGTTCTATATGCCTGAACTTTCAGATTTAATCGCCATTTCAATGGACTATGTTAAATTTTCCACAAGTCTTGATCCCTTCGCAAGTGGTATTTCTTTCTGCCATTATCCTTTCTTGTTCGACGCTCAAGCCAAAACCATTCTCTTGGAGACTGATCAGGAGATACAGAAGTACTCAGCGATGAACGAAGCCGCCCACAGGGCCATTAGGAACATCTTTATTAATAATCATACCGTTACAATCCAGCAATTTCTCATGCTCAATGTCTCCAGGGAGAATCTCGTTGCGGATACACTGAGGGAACTGTCAGCTCAAGAGTCGAGTGATCTAAAAAAACCTCTGAAGGTCAAGTTCTTTGGAGAAGAAGCTGAGGACGCCGGTGGCGTCAAGAAGGAATTCTTCATGCTTCTGCTCAAGGAGATACTGGATCCCAAGTATGGAATGTTTAAGCAGTATGAGGAGACCAGAACCATCTGGTTCCGTGAAGACTCATTCGAAGGCGAACAGATGTACTTCTTAATTGGCATTCTCTGTGGCCTCGTTATCtacaattttatcattattaatcTGCCCTTTCCACTGGCCCTTTACAAGAAATTACTCGAGGAGAAAGTGACTCTGGCTGACCTCAAAGACCTCTCGCCAGTCCTCGCAAGGAGCTTGCAAAGTGTCTTGGATTATGAGAATGCGGATCTTGAGGATGTgttttgtctgaattttgaGGTGACACGTGAGTTTTTTGGGGAACAGAGAGTTTATGAGCTTGTGCCTGGTGGAAGCAAGACTCCAGTGACTTTGGAGAATAAGAAAGAATTTGTTGATCTTTATGtggattatatttttaataaatctgTGGAATCACAGTTTGCGGCGTTTTACAAGGGATTCCATAAGGTGTGTGGGGGACATGTGCTGAAGCTGTTTTACAGTCATGAACTGATGGCCGTTGTCgttggaaatgaaaattatgactGGAAGGAGTTGGAGGCGAATGCTTCGTATAAGGAAGGCTACTCCAAGGACGATCCAACGATCGTCATGTTCTgggagatttttcatgaacttCCACTTGAGGAGAAGAAGAAGTTCTTATTGTTCCTCACAGGGAGTGATAGGATACCTATTCAGGGGATGAAAGCTATTAAG ATTACTATCCAACCAATGACTGATGACAAGTATTTACCAGTTGCCCACACGTGCTTCAACCTTCTGGACTTGCCGCGATACCAAACGAGGGAAAGACTCAGGTACAAACTACTTCAAGCCATTCAACAAACCCAAGGATTCTCACTGGTCTGA